A genome region from Methanococcoides burtonii DSM 6242 includes the following:
- a CDS encoding 4Fe-4S binding protein, whose translation MSDEEKSMTVSKEMDIEGTHVLYKLISDRSSKTLDYDYKRCVGCGICVRICPTRALELGPMKEIATGLDAPPVMMELDKCTFCSMCVNFCPVNALEMRSEGDFPKEDQYPRLEQFVRMNEKCVPCSLCEATCPEDAIELEYTFPKKEDIAPLKENAEGEIEIDNDKCNLCGICARFCDAFLMLEKEPTATDPMPFEQLIIDEDSCDYCTLCQDICPEDAIKVKGEKPCEAPEVSGKVTVDDAKCTRCGWCDAVCPYDAVDMLKPFEGELMLVESHIQKCDAQGCHACFNICPSHLWYVPDDGKNIAAVYDLCTYCGACVNACPEDVMKVFRTKVSHTKIPESPWANEWKNAIGSLLTEERKHPDLSRTIEVENGPMKEHVDIKFPEVDEKMMEAVSKKLELAKDALNDPRTRRTLNKGEVDDIHKAMKKMKGKGKL comes from the coding sequence ATGAGTGATGAAGAAAAATCCATGACCGTTTCAAAGGAAATGGACATCGAAGGAACTCATGTGCTCTACAAACTGATATCCGACAGGTCTTCAAAGACACTCGATTATGATTACAAACGATGTGTTGGTTGTGGCATCTGCGTAAGGATATGTCCCACCAGGGCCCTTGAGCTTGGGCCGATGAAAGAGATAGCCACAGGACTTGATGCACCACCGGTGATGATGGAACTCGATAAATGCACATTCTGCTCGATGTGTGTAAACTTCTGTCCGGTTAACGCACTGGAGATGAGAAGCGAAGGGGACTTTCCTAAAGAGGACCAATATCCACGCCTGGAACAGTTCGTCAGAATGAACGAGAAGTGTGTGCCATGCTCGCTTTGTGAAGCAACTTGTCCCGAAGATGCCATCGAACTGGAATACACATTCCCGAAGAAAGAGGATATCGCACCTTTGAAAGAAAATGCGGAAGGCGAAATAGAGATAGATAATGATAAGTGTAATCTCTGCGGGATATGTGCTCGATTCTGTGATGCGTTCCTGATGCTTGAAAAGGAACCTACCGCAACCGACCCCATGCCTTTTGAACAGCTAATAATAGATGAGGACAGCTGTGACTACTGTACGCTCTGTCAGGATATCTGTCCCGAGGATGCTATCAAGGTCAAAGGGGAGAAACCATGCGAAGCCCCTGAAGTATCAGGAAAGGTCACTGTGGATGATGCTAAATGTACCCGTTGTGGCTGGTGTGATGCGGTCTGCCCCTATGATGCAGTGGACATGCTCAAACCTTTTGAAGGTGAGCTTATGCTTGTCGAGAGCCATATCCAAAAATGCGATGCACAAGGATGTCATGCCTGCTTCAACATCTGCCCGTCCCATCTTTGGTATGTGCCTGATGACGGAAAGAACATCGCGGCTGTATATGACCTGTGTACCTACTGTGGAGCATGCGTTAATGCATGCCCTGAAGATGTTATGAAGGTCTTCCGCACAAAAGTAAGCCATACCAAGATCCCTGAAAGTCCCTGGGCTAATGAATGGAAGAATGCAATAGGTTCCCTGCTGACAGAGGAAAGAAAACACCCTGACCTCTCAAGGACCATTGAGGTCGAGAATGGACCCATGAAAGAACACGTGGACATCAAGTTCCCTGAGGTCGATGAAAAGATGATGGAAGCGGTCTCGAAAAAACTTGAGCTTGCAAAGGATGCTCTTAATGACCCCAGGACCAGAAGGACACTTAATAAGGGGGAAGTCGATGACATTCACAAGGCTATGAAGAAAATGAAGGGAAAAGGGAAACTCTAA
- a CDS encoding TrkH family potassium uptake protein, giving the protein MYELHTPVNHKAVAKYIGYYLIAFTFVLVVPTIAALVLGNVDAAIDYGSTAVAVFIIGSLIYRALPDYDLETKEALIIVALVFPISAFLSAVPMSLTTGMPFIDAYFESVSAVTTTGLSVAPADVGPVFLFARSWGQWVGGIGIILVVLSVLIRPGTTASRMYKANYGDMKIKPTVISTTRTLGKVYIIITLISLILLLMSGMSLFDSICHALSCVSTGGFSTRPEGIRAYQGSLIPTAISISCLLGAVSFVLYPHLFKKPEKIFKNLELRYFLAFIAIGSIVFAFTLERGNTDYDLIQDSLFQIINAITTAGFSTIDLSILSEASKAVLIFMMWIGGNVGSTAGGIKVLKVILLLKVVHNVLLRLFLPRETITPIKIEDHVIESDEIYNLVTFMLLYTLILIVSSFIFMLYGTNMSSSVFEVSSALSTVGLSAGATSASMPVVLKLVLIIDMLFGRIEIIPLILLFMPGTWIKRKWANKRNVKT; this is encoded by the coding sequence ATGTACGAGCTACACACTCCTGTTAACCACAAAGCTGTAGCAAAGTACATTGGATATTACCTCATAGCTTTTACGTTTGTATTGGTCGTTCCGACAATTGCTGCACTCGTACTTGGAAATGTAGATGCGGCCATCGATTATGGAAGCACTGCTGTTGCAGTGTTCATCATTGGCTCTTTGATCTATCGTGCTCTTCCGGACTATGACCTTGAAACGAAGGAAGCACTCATCATCGTTGCACTGGTTTTCCCGATCTCAGCATTCCTGAGTGCTGTCCCAATGTCACTTACAACAGGAATGCCTTTTATTGATGCTTATTTTGAAAGTGTGTCAGCTGTTACGACAACAGGACTCAGTGTTGCACCTGCAGACGTAGGACCCGTTTTCCTGTTTGCACGTTCCTGGGGACAGTGGGTGGGCGGAATCGGAATAATTCTTGTGGTGCTTTCTGTCCTGATACGACCCGGAACCACAGCATCCAGGATGTACAAAGCCAACTATGGGGATATGAAGATCAAACCAACTGTAATATCCACCACCCGTACCCTTGGAAAAGTCTACATTATCATAACATTGATCTCCTTAATACTGCTTTTAATGAGTGGTATGTCCCTGTTCGATTCGATTTGCCACGCCCTCTCTTGTGTATCCACCGGTGGATTTTCAACACGTCCTGAAGGTATAAGAGCATATCAGGGAAGCCTTATACCCACTGCAATAAGTATATCGTGTCTTCTGGGAGCAGTCAGTTTTGTACTTTATCCTCACCTCTTCAAGAAACCGGAGAAGATCTTCAAAAATCTGGAACTTCGGTATTTCCTGGCCTTCATCGCCATAGGATCAATTGTTTTTGCTTTTACTCTTGAAAGAGGAAATACGGACTATGATCTAATACAGGACAGTCTTTTTCAGATAATTAATGCAATCACTACTGCGGGTTTTTCTACGATAGACCTTTCCATTTTGTCTGAAGCTTCAAAAGCAGTGTTGATATTTATGATGTGGATAGGAGGTAATGTTGGATCCACTGCAGGTGGGATCAAAGTATTAAAAGTGATCTTGCTCTTAAAAGTGGTTCATAATGTACTGTTGAGATTGTTCCTGCCCAGAGAGACCATTACACCGATAAAGATAGAGGACCACGTCATAGAAAGTGACGAGATCTACAATCTTGTGACCTTTATGTTGCTTTATACGTTGATCCTTATCGTATCATCATTCATTTTCATGCTTTACGGAACGAATATGAGTAGTTCCGTGTTCGAGGTATCGAGTGCTTTGAGCACTGTGGGACTTTCCGCAGGAGCAACCAGTGCGTCAATGCCTGTTGTCCTTAAGTTAGTGCTAATAATTGACATGTTGTTTGGAAGGATAGAGATAATTCCATTGATATTGCTATTCATGCCGGGAACGTGGATAAAAAGAAAATGGGCAAATAAGAGGAATGTGAAAACATGA
- a CDS encoding recombinase family protein, whose translation MEELKNAVGYARTSTKDQNIETQILQLKNKGIVAEQIFFDEGVSGSVPAEKRPGFKQLLKCIESNDIDTIYLFEISRLGRTFVDTLNLVMDFEDKGIRVVSLSPSESWSTIEDSHYRRLLTSLVWMGG comes from the coding sequence ATGGAAGAATTGAAAAACGCAGTTGGATACGCTAGGACTAGCACCAAAGACCAGAACATCGAAACCCAGATATTGCAATTGAAGAACAAGGGAATAGTTGCTGAACAGATATTCTTTGATGAGGGTGTCAGTGGAAGTGTTCCTGCTGAAAAGAGACCTGGGTTCAAACAATTACTGAAATGTATTGAATCGAACGATATCGATACCATCTATCTTTTTGAAATATCAAGACTTGGAAGGACGTTTGTTGATACATTGAATTTGGTTATGGACTTCGAAGATAAAGGCATCAGGGTCGTTTCACTGAGTCCCAGTGAATCGTGGTCTACCATTGAGGATTCGCATTACAGGAGGCTACTGACATCGCTTGTTTGGATGGGTGGCTGA
- the hdrA2 gene encoding CoB-CoM heterodisulfide reductase HdrA2 — translation MRIGVYICHCGLNIASVINMDALHEKVEQMKGVELVKDIQFMCSDVGQDALMDDIEEHDIDRVLVAACTPKLHENTFKKVLERAGLNTYLLEIVNIREQCSWVHMDHHDMATQKAFDLIKMGVAKLSLLEPLRIRKIKANKDVLVIGGGVAGIEAALTLADSGTHVYMVEKEPTIGGKMALLNEVFPTNDCSICVLAPKMTDVQNHTNIDLFTYSEIKDISGSVGNFTVKGIQNPRYVIIDNCKGCIDECARVCPVDISNPFDSGLGKTKAINMPIPQAIPQTAFINSDYCVGCGLCKQACPADAIDFNMKAEEFTFTVGAVIVATGYQGFDAKRKEEYGYGVFPDVLTNMELERLLNASGPTRGKVVVPSTKETPKKVAFIQCVGSRDETVGNPYCSRVCCMSSMKNAQMIKERYPDTEVTIHYIDIRAAGEMYEEYYVRSQMMGIDFIRGKVAEIQIDTQGKMLLRYEDTLECTLCQENYDLVVLATGMEPSNTTEPIARTLNLTKRTDRFLSIAHPKMRPVDAHINGVFIAGCASGPKEIQVSIAQGSASAARSTRLLARGELENDPFSACVDAEKCIGCRMCEDTCNFNTIKVIDGKAVVDEISCQTCGSCSASCPVDAIDMPHSTDAQIKAQIRAALEVKDEFPLIIAFLCNWCSYASADLAGTSRIQYPTNVRIIKVMCAGRVDPDFVLEALQGGADGVIVAGCRLDECHYIIGNYDAKHRMDNLKEVLEEIGLDQRRLRVEWISAAEGERFAKTIEDYVDELTELGPVGSELQGGDPDE, via the coding sequence ATGCGGATAGGAGTTTACATCTGTCACTGCGGACTGAATATCGCAAGTGTCATAAATATGGATGCACTACACGAAAAAGTAGAACAGATGAAGGGTGTCGAACTTGTCAAGGACATACAGTTCATGTGTTCCGATGTCGGACAGGATGCACTCATGGACGATATTGAAGAGCACGACATCGACAGAGTACTCGTTGCAGCATGTACTCCAAAGCTTCATGAGAACACGTTCAAGAAAGTGCTGGAACGGGCGGGACTTAATACATATCTTCTTGAGATCGTAAACATCAGGGAGCAGTGCTCATGGGTGCACATGGACCATCATGACATGGCAACCCAAAAAGCCTTCGACCTCATCAAAATGGGGGTTGCCAAGCTCAGCTTACTGGAACCTTTGCGGATAAGGAAGATAAAAGCGAACAAGGACGTTCTCGTCATAGGTGGCGGTGTCGCCGGAATAGAAGCTGCCCTCACGCTGGCAGATTCCGGCACGCATGTCTATATGGTCGAAAAGGAACCTACCATTGGCGGCAAAATGGCATTGCTCAATGAAGTGTTCCCGACAAATGACTGTTCCATATGCGTTCTCGCACCAAAGATGACAGATGTGCAGAACCACACGAACATCGACCTTTTCACCTACTCCGAGATCAAAGACATCTCCGGCTCGGTTGGCAACTTCACAGTAAAGGGCATTCAGAATCCCAGATATGTGATTATAGACAACTGCAAAGGCTGTATCGATGAATGCGCAAGGGTATGCCCTGTGGACATATCCAACCCCTTCGACAGCGGTCTGGGGAAAACAAAGGCCATCAACATGCCCATACCGCAGGCCATCCCCCAAACAGCATTTATCAACAGCGATTACTGTGTGGGTTGCGGGCTTTGCAAACAGGCCTGCCCTGCAGATGCAATTGACTTTAACATGAAGGCAGAAGAGTTCACCTTCACCGTGGGAGCGGTCATAGTCGCAACCGGTTATCAGGGATTCGATGCAAAGCGCAAAGAAGAGTACGGCTATGGAGTGTTCCCCGATGTCCTCACCAACATGGAACTGGAAAGATTGCTCAATGCTTCCGGCCCAACACGTGGAAAAGTGGTCGTACCCTCGACAAAAGAGACCCCTAAAAAAGTCGCATTCATACAATGTGTAGGCTCAAGGGACGAGACCGTTGGGAATCCTTACTGCTCACGCGTCTGCTGCATGTCCTCCATGAAGAACGCACAGATGATCAAAGAGCGCTATCCTGACACCGAGGTCACCATTCACTATATCGACATACGTGCCGCCGGTGAGATGTACGAAGAATACTACGTGCGTTCACAAATGATGGGTATCGACTTCATTCGCGGAAAAGTAGCGGAGATACAGATAGACACACAAGGGAAAATGTTGCTGAGATATGAGGATACCCTTGAATGCACCCTGTGCCAAGAGAACTATGACCTTGTGGTGCTCGCAACCGGAATGGAACCCAGCAACACGACCGAACCTATTGCCAGAACACTGAATCTCACAAAACGAACTGACAGGTTCCTTTCCATCGCACACCCGAAGATGCGACCTGTGGATGCACACATAAACGGAGTGTTCATCGCCGGCTGTGCTTCAGGACCAAAAGAGATACAAGTATCCATTGCGCAGGGAAGTGCCTCTGCAGCACGTTCCACACGCCTGCTTGCAAGAGGTGAACTCGAGAACGACCCCTTCAGTGCATGCGTAGATGCTGAAAAATGTATCGGCTGCCGGATGTGTGAAGACACCTGTAATTTCAACACCATCAAAGTCATTGACGGAAAAGCAGTGGTAGATGAGATCTCATGCCAGACCTGTGGGTCATGCAGTGCCTCGTGTCCGGTAGATGCCATCGATATGCCCCATAGCACCGATGCCCAGATAAAAGCACAGATAAGGGCGGCCCTTGAGGTAAAGGATGAATTCCCGCTTATCATAGCCTTCCTTTGCAACTGGTGCAGTTACGCATCAGCAGACCTTGCAGGAACATCAAGGATACAATACCCCACCAATGTGAGGATAATTAAAGTTATGTGTGCAGGTCGTGTTGATCCCGACTTCGTACTGGAGGCATTGCAAGGGGGTGCTGATGGTGTCATCGTTGCAGGATGTCGCCTTGACGAATGCCATTACATCATCGGGAACTATGATGCAAAGCACAGGATGGACAATCTCAAGGAAGTACTGGAGGAAATCGGACTCGACCAGAGAAGACTTCGTGTCGAATGGATATCAGCCGCCGAAGGCGAGAGGTTTGCAAAGACCATCGAGGATTACGTGGATGAGCTGACAGAACTCGGACCGGTAGGTTCAGAGCTTCAGGGAGGAGATCCGGATGAGTGA
- a CDS encoding helix-turn-helix domain-containing protein has protein sequence MAENEKRILQERIKVGIERYKKENDKWGRPTKEPDQKEVMKYRKKGLTWAEISRVLNIPASTLYKYRDIWEERSREEKVRGVEG, from the coding sequence GTGGCTGAGAATGAAAAACGGATTTTGCAGGAACGTATCAAGGTCGGTATTGAACGGTACAAGAAAGAGAATGATAAGTGGGGTAGACCTACCAAAGAGCCTGATCAGAAAGAGGTCATGAAGTATCGGAAGAAAGGGTTGACGTGGGCTGAGATATCACGGGTGCTGAACATTCCTGCTAGCACGTTGTATAAGTACAGGGACATCTGGGAAGAGCGGAGTAGGGAGGAGAAGGTTAGAGGTGTTGAGGGTTGA